From a region of the Ktedonobacterales bacterium genome:
- a CDS encoding WD40 repeat domain-containing protein produces MQSGVCPTCGEPLPDSAPACVRCGWQAETAHQEASDHPGAPSPPGISRRKLLAGMGLVGLAVGGASVWLALKLTAQRPHQPTANGQATSAVPTTTPLLIYRGHSSIVTNVAWSPDNQRLASAGSTIIQVWEAASGKTLATYRGHTAAVDAIAWSPDGTQIASVSNDQTVRVWEAASGKTLAFYRDSTGWLGAVGWSPAVIKQGIQQSYRIASGGASQQVVVWEAATGKVLAIYAGHTSGIDTLAWAPGGAHIASGSEDTTVQVWDAATAKTLLIYQGHSNEVHSVAWSPDGQRVASGAFDKTVHVWDPITGRQQLIYHGHTDAVWSLSWSPDGQRIVSAGDKTAQVWDARSARQLLRYSNHHALVFAVAWSPDGTHIASGGGDNTVQIWRPE; encoded by the coding sequence ATGCAATCAGGCGTATGCCCCACCTGCGGCGAGCCGCTGCCAGATTCAGCGCCCGCCTGTGTCCGCTGTGGCTGGCAGGCTGAAACTGCCCACCAGGAGGCTTCTGACCACCCTGGCGCGCCTTCCCCGCCAGGCATCTCGCGGCGCAAACTGCTCGCCGGGATGGGCCTGGTCGGGCTGGCTGTGGGCGGAGCCAGCGTCTGGCTGGCGCTGAAACTAACCGCTCAGCGCCCACATCAGCCCACCGCGAACGGCCAGGCAACATCAGCGGTACCGACAACTACTCCCCTCCTCATTTATCGGGGCCATTCTTCGATTGTAACGAACGTCGCGTGGTCCCCCGACAACCAGCGCCTGGCTTCAGCCGGAAGCACGATTATCCAGGTCTGGGAGGCCGCCAGCGGCAAGACGTTGGCGACGTATCGCGGCCACACAGCAGCAGTGGACGCGATTGCCTGGTCGCCCGATGGCACACAGATCGCTTCAGTCAGCAACGATCAGACAGTACGAGTCTGGGAGGCCGCCAGCGGCAAGACGCTGGCGTTCTATCGTGACTCAACAGGCTGGCTCGGCGCAGTTGGCTGGTCGCCGGCGGTAATCAAGCAGGGTATACAGCAATCCTACCGTATTGCTTCTGGCGGAGCAAGCCAGCAAGTCGTGGTGTGGGAAGCCGCTACCGGCAAGGTGCTTGCCATCTACGCGGGGCATACCAGCGGCATAGACACCCTGGCATGGGCGCCAGGCGGCGCTCATATCGCCTCTGGAAGCGAGGATACGACGGTGCAGGTGTGGGACGCCGCCACAGCAAAAACCCTCCTCATCTACCAGGGCCATTCCAACGAAGTCCACTCCGTCGCCTGGTCCCCTGATGGGCAGCGGGTTGCTTCAGGTGCCTTCGATAAAACCGTACACGTATGGGATCCCATCACCGGCAGGCAGCAGTTAATCTATCATGGGCATACCGATGCGGTCTGGTCGCTTTCCTGGTCCCCTGACGGCCAGCGCATCGTCTCTGCTGGCGATAAAACCGCACAGGTGTGGGACGCGCGCAGCGCCCGCCAGCTATTACGCTA